From the genome of Nicotiana sylvestris chromosome 2, ASM39365v2, whole genome shotgun sequence, one region includes:
- the LOC104219870 gene encoding peroxisomal ATPase PEX6 has protein sequence MVEKRKPLVLSSTKNLLNSLLNSENKTQIPFLPKVQLRAGVLKISKDGIVNLDDSALVGITTSQLRRLCITSGSLVLIKNVNTSQQRIGQVVVLDPPSRDQVLSDRSSSAPQSSGTAFLLPLHSYPDSHIKPDGEVAYLSPILAFNLYLHLSCLKSMIQQGKEALSPLFEAKSNNIVSGKDNVPITLEFEPLDQLPKYATHLRASFVKIPECGSLGSVKKDSSIEAEDRQELIDMELNKYFEVDRFLSRGDLFSVCINWNCKSALCIPCSQKKQNGGSDLIYFKVVAMEPSEEPVLRVNRTRTALILGGNVPSAVPPDFLIPRPRGSLPLQVSTVKTLASILMPPLCPSALSSKFRVAVLLYGSPGCGKRTVVKFVARQLGLHVVEYNCQSVFANSDRKTSVALAEAFGMARRYSPAILLLRHFEVFKNLVSHEGSPHDQVGMNLEVASVIKEFTEPVAEDEEIYSEGKSNAYDQVKVAQPVNRHPVLLVAAADSSEGLPPTIRRCFSHEISVGPLNEEQRNEMLSQSLQHFSELLPDASLEDLVKDLVGQTSGFMPRDLRALVADAGANLVLSRGSEEVEVEKGNLKELSHESKPIENNGSHDSTKSLSKEDVMKSLERSKKRNASALGTPKVPNVKWEDVGGLEDVKKSILDTVQLPLLHKDLFSSGLRKRSGVLFYGPPGTGKTLLAKAVATECSLNFLSVKGPELINMYIGESEKNIRDIFQKARSARPCVIFFDELDSLAPARGASGDSGGVMDRVVSQMLAEIDGLNDSTQDLFIIGASNRPDLIDPALLRPGRFDKLLYVGVNSEASYRERVLKALTRKFKLKEDVSLLSIAKRCPPNFTGADMYALCADAWFHAAKRKVLAASSDSTGSDDVDDSIVVEYDDFLKVLGEISPSLSMAELQKYELLRDQFEGSSR, from the exons ATGGTGGAAAAAAGGAAACCCTTAGTTCTTTCTTCCACTAAAAATCTACTAAATTCACTCTTAAATTCAGAAAATAAAACCCAGATTCCATTTTTGCCAAAAGTACAATTGAGAGCTGGGGTTCTTAAAATATCAAAAGACGGCATTGTTAATCTTGATGATTCTGCTTTGGTTGGGATAACTACTTCTCAACTTAGAAGACTTTGTATTACTTCTGGTTCATTG GTACTCATAAAAAATGTCAATACAAGTCAACAAAGAATTGGACAAGTGGTAGTTCTAGATCCTCCTAGTCGTGACCAAGTTTTATCCGACCGTAGTTCATCAGCGCCACAGTCCTCCGGGACAGCATTTCTCTTGCCATTACATAGCTATCCTGATTCTCATATAAAACCAGATGGAGAAGTTGCCTATTTATCTCCGATTCTAGCATTTaacctttatttacatttgtcaTGCTTGAAATCAATGATTCAACAAGGGAAAGAAGCTTTGTCACCACTATTTGAGGCGAAATCAAATAATATAGTGAGCGGAAAAGACAATGTTCCCATCACTCTAGAATTTGAACCTTTAGATCAGTTGCCAAAATATGCCACACACCTGAGGGCTTCTTTTGTGAAGATACCAGAATGTGGGAGTCTAGGGTCAGTTAAAAAAGATTCATCTATAGAAGCTGAAGACCGTCAAGAGTTGATCGATATGGAATTGAATAAGTACTTTGAAGTAGATAGATTTCTTTCGAGAGGTGATCTTTTCAGTGTGTGCATCAATTGGAATTGCAAATCGGCTCTCTGCATCCCTTGCAGTCAAAAGAAGCAAAATGGTGGTTCTGACCTCATCTATTTCAAg GTTGTGGCCATGGAACCTTCCGAAGAACCTGTCCTAAGAGTCAACCGTACTCGAACTGCCCTTATACTTGGAGGGAATGTACCTTCTGCTGTTCCTCCAGATTTCTTAATTCCTCGACCACGAGGTTCTCTGCCTTTACAAGTGAGCACTGTGAAGACGTTAGCCTCCATACTTATGCCACCATTATGTCCATCAGCCCTTTCATCAAAATTTCGGGTTGCTGTGTTGTTGTATGGTTCGCCCG GTTGCGGGAAGAGAACTGTGGTTAAATTTGTTGCTCGTCAATTAGGCCTTCATGTGGTGGAATATAACTGTCAAAGTGTATTTGCAAATTCTGATAGAAAAACATCAGTTGCCCTAGCTGAAGCTTTTGGCATGGCCCGCAG ATACTCGCCTGCAATCCTTCTTCTTCGCCATTTTGAGGTCTTCAAGAACCTGGTCTCTCACGAGGGTTCACCACATGACCAAGTTGGTATGAACTTAGAGGTTGCATCCGTCATAAAGGAATTTACTGAGCCAGTTGCTGAAGATGAAGAAATCTACTCAGAGGGAAAGTCAAATGCTTATGAT CAAGTAAAGGTTGCTCAACCTGTAAATCGGCACCCAGTGCTGTTAGTTGCTGCTGCTGATAGTTCTGAAGGCCTTCCACCAACTATTAGGCGTTGTTTCAGCCACGAGATTAGCGTGGGTCCGTTGAATGAAGAACAGAGGAATGAAATGCTCTCCCAGTCTCTTCAACATTTCAGTGAACTACTTCCAGAT GCTTCTTTGGAGGACCTTGTGAAAGATTTGGTTGGTCAGACATCAGGATTCATGCCAAGAGATCTGCGAGCTTTAGTTGCTGATGCTGGTGCAAATCTAGTCCTTAGTCGTGGTAGTGAGGAAGTCGAGGTTGAGAAAGGAAATCTGAAAGAGCTTTCTCATGAGAGCAAACCAATCGAGAATAATGGCTCGCATGACTCGACAAAGTCCCTAAGCAAAGAAGATGTAATGAAATCACTGGAACGATCAAAGAAAAGAAATGCATCAGCACTGGGTACTCCAAAG GTTCCAAATGTCAAATGGGAAGATGTTGGTGGTCTTGAAGATGTGAAGAAATCAATTTTGGACACTGTACAG CTGCCTCTTTTACACAAGGACTTGTTTTCGTCTGGATTGCGCAAGCGATCTGGTGTTCTTTTCTATGGCCCACCTGGTACAGGAAAA ACTTTACTGGCAAAAGCTGTTGCTACCGAATGCTCCCTGAATTTTCTCAGTGTGAAAGGGCCCGAGTTGATAAACATGTACATAGGAGAGTCAGAGAAAAATATTCGGGACATTTTTCAGAAG GCTAGATCAGCTCGACCATGCGTCATCTTCTTCGATGAACTTGATTCTCTTGCTCCTGCCCGGGGTGCATCTGGAGACTCAGGCGGTGTAATGGATCGAGTGGTTTCTCAG ATGCTTGCAGAGATTGATGGCTTGAACGACTCTACCCAG GACTTGTTTATTATTGGAGCTAGCAATAGGCCCGATCTTATTGATCCTGCCCTTTTGAGGCCAGGCCGATTTGATAAGCTCCTTTATGTTGGTGTGAATTCTGAAGCCTCTTATAGGGAGAG GGTCCTTAAAGCGCTTACACGGAAGTTTAAATTGAAAGAAGATGTATCTCTACTCTCAATTGCAAAAAGGTGTCCTCCAAACTTCACAGGTGCTGACATGTATGCACTGTGCGCTGATGCTTGGTTTCATGCTGCGAAACGCAAG GTATTAGCTGCCAGTTCAGATTCAACTGGCTCAGATGATGTGGATGACTCAATTGTCGTGGAATACGATGATTTTTTAAAG GTCTTGGGAGAGATCTCTCCCTCACTGTCAATGGCCGAGCTTCAAAAGTATGAGTTGCTCCGCGATCAGTTTGAAGGATCATCAAGATGA
- the LOC104219871 gene encoding cysteine-tryptophan domain-containing zinc finger protein 7 isoform X5: protein MIYVDGRKGLVLEFGIKAEMKETKIEEGDACNDSTVDPDIALSYIDEKLQDVLGHFQKDFEDGVSSENLGSKFGGYGSFLPTYQRSPSWSCTPGNMRLEGGRRSSVASSSTSLSGRPTAASAYSAVVPAPKAQTANGKTNSAIPPAHEKVPSLKSEIVKKPTYLSDQKAPKLHIGVGIENLSTQKKAEIYSGLGLDVSPSSSPDDSSIYGEGLSHDLGDSRYESPTSILQIMTSYPMHEGLLLSPLSDDLICLTEKGRFWGKCGSERMIKGSFETSVALVNGTHYANRKASEAGKWKSYDKDVLANGYGNDNQNRSGVQSKEVDVDVITREELVSKALKLPLIETKFHVVQSTEVLKEVSIADFVESKSKKTPCRDTRLSGSGSEDMKKNHAGDRYRDFFGDMEADDDNDETGVHEIPSPEMLKDSDAVGKKSLVEHNSSIKERVNVTKTEKPYSSGEYPISASNGSTSPDALRASQENQNLGVQVIESSRTKRYGSKASSSGTKQDCSHSSDHVILNHEEKRRRKSKEKRIFLDNHSDGGTKNAKMRNMSEEDSDVSSKKIKRDDVHRESGTKLKANTMVSGYAAHQDADINADRLRQTSQYVCKTENSDQGSDKERKNDHQYQNSAPVSNGRRGSSSRHKDKNRAPKYDSDQCMTKDPDILSLSSDQMPLDEEKMTPGKNKFQEKSGISSDRLKKSSKKDPSGKLLDKNVKGDNQLRIVHHDDAEVGLDVTSHLDKRHEAVPDRDDHRSSKKHVSNKSEQIEVSPKSPLTRDQNETAVFKEPVPGSERENGANLVIVDAFERERSNNSRQGKKAKSHHGKLPNSTAHKVRDVDVPSPVRKDSSSQAATNAIKEATNLKHLADRLKVLCL, encoded by the exons ATGATTTATGTAGATGGAAGAAAGGGGTTAGTTTTAGAATTTGGTATTAAAGCAGAGATGAAGGAGACTAAGATTGAAGAGGGAGATGCTTGTAATGATTCAACAGTTGACCCTGATATTGCACTCTCCTATATT GATGAGAAACTCCAAGATGTTTTGGGACATTTTCAAAAGGATTTTGAGGATGGAGTTTCATCTGAGAACTTGG GGTCAAAATTTGGTGGATATGGTTCATTTTTACCTACCTATCAGCGTTCACCTTCTTGGTCTTGTACACCGGGCAATATGCGCCTAGAG GGTGGTCGGCGATCCTCAGTAGCGTCATCATCCACTTCTCTATCAGGAAGGCCCACAGCAGCTTCTGCCTATTCGGCAGTAGTACCTGCACCGAAGGCTCAAACAGCTAACGGGAAAACAAATTCAGCTATTCCACCTGCTCACGAAAAAGTCCCCTCTTTGAAAAGTGAAATAGTCAAGAAGCCGACATATCTATCAGACCAGAAAGCTCCCAAGTTGCATATCGGAGTTGGTATTGAAAATTTGTCAACCCAAAAGAAAGCTGAAATCTACAGTGGGCTTGGTCTTGATGTCTCTCCGTCATCATCGCCGGATGATAGCTCGATATATGGTGAGGGGTTATCCCATGACCTTGGGGATTCCCGATATGAATCTCCAACAAGTATACTTCAG ATTATGACCTCATATCCAATGCATGAAGGCCTATTATTATCACCGCTTTCGGATGATTTGATTTGCTTGACTGAAAAAGGGAGGTTCTGGGGGAAATGTGGATCTGAACGTATGATCAAGGGAAGCTTTGAAACTTCCGTTGCATTAGTAAATGGAACTCATTATGCAAATAGGAAAGCTTCAGAAGCTGGGAAATGGAAATCTTACGATAAAGATGTTTTAGCAAATGGCTATGGCAATGACAATCAAAATCGTAGTGGTGTGCAATCAAAGGAGGTTGATGTAGACGTTATCACCcgtgaagaacttgtttctaagGCATTGAAGCTCCCTCTTATCGAAACTAAGTTTCACGTTGTTCAAAGCACAGAGGTCTTAAAAGAAGTTTCCATCGCTGATTTCGTGGAATCTAAGAGTAAGAAAACCCCTTGTAGAGACACTCGCTTGTCCGGAAGTGGTTCGGAGGACATGAAAAAGAACCATGCCGGAGATAGGTACAGAGACTTCTTCGGGGACATGGAAGCTGATGACGACAATGATGAAACTGGTGTACATGAAATTCCTTCACCAGAAATGCTGAAGGATTCTGATGCTGTCGGTAAGAAAAGTTTAGTTGAACATAACAGCTCGATAAAGGAAAGAGTTAACGTTACAAAAACCGAGAAACCATATTCATCTGGGGAGTATCCTATATCGGCTTCAAATGGATCAACTTCCCCTGATGCTTTGCGCGCCAGCCAAGAGAACCAGAATCTTGGTGTACAAGTTATCGAATCTAGTCGGACAAAAAGATATGGATCAAAAGCTTCGTCAAGTGGAACTAAACAAGATTGCTCACACTCTTCCGACCACGTCATACTGAACCACGAGGAGAAGAGGAGACGTAAAAGCAAAGAGAAGAGAATTTTTCTTGACAACCATTCTGATGGAG GTACAAAGAATGCAAAGATGAGGAACATGAGTGAGGAGGATTCAGATGTATCGTCTAAAAAAATTAAACGAGATGATGTCCATCGTGAATCAGGTACAAAACTCAAAGCAAATACCATGGTTTCTGGTTATGCAGCTCATCAAGATGCTGACATAAATGCAGATCGATTACGTCAAACTAGCCAATATGTTTGCAAGACGGAAAACTCAGATCAAGGATCTGATAAGGAGAGAAAGAATGACCATCAGTATCAGAACAGTGCGCCAGTCTCAAATGGTAGACGAGGTTCCTCGTCACGGCATAAAGACAAGAATCGGGCTCCAAAATACGATTCTGACCAATGTATGACCAAAGATCCTGATATTTTAAGTTTATCTTCAGATCAAATGCCATTGGATGAGGAGAAAATGACTCCAGGAAAAAACAAGTTTCAGGAGAAATCTGGTATTAGTTCTGATAGATTAAAAAAGAGTTCCAAGAAGGATCCTTCTGGAAAATTATTGGACAAAAATGTTAAAGGAGACAATCAATTAAGAATTGTTCATCACGATGACGCAGAAGTTGGATTGGATGTTACATCCCACCTGGATAAAAGGCACGAGGCAGTACCTGATCGAGATGATCATAGATCATCTAAGAAGCATGTTTCCAACAAAAGCGAGCAGATTGAAGTCTCTCCCAAGTCTCCATTAACAAGAGATCAGAATGAGACAGCTGTATTTAAAGAGCCGGTTCCTGGATCCGAAAGGGAAAATGGGGCAAATCTTGTTATAGTTGATGCTTTTGAAAGGGAAAGGTCAAATAATTCACGACAGGGTAAAAAAGCTAAAAGCCACCATGGAAAACTACCTAATAGTACTGCTCATAAGGTCAGGGATGTAGATGTTCCAAGCCCTGTTCGGAAGGATTCGTCGAGTCAAGCTGCTACAAATGCCATAAAAGAAGCCACAAACCTTAAACACCTGGCAGATCGCCTCAAG